The Methanobrevibacter wolinii SH genome includes a window with the following:
- a CDS encoding TatD family hydrolase, with product MENIHDIPITDNHIHIDQFNGQGPIKIAKQFYNAGGRVMMIPNKPAWTFGEPENFKKAMDLCIKYCDEIKNNTNVKAFPIVGIHPMEYRKLIKNGKTYEEAFKMVKYGLNYSGELIKNQKAIAIGEIGRPHYPIEDDKEMEYHNKIIKYCLNLGKDLNCPVMIHAESFKEPQYRELAQMADESSFNKDKLIKHFAGANVKKEENHGIMPSVMSSKDNIKKAFKESNRFFMETDFMDDNKRPGAVLGCKTVPRRVLSFIDNGIITEEQAFKVHKDNVERVYEISLDD from the coding sequence ATGGAAAATATACATGATATACCTATAACTGATAACCATATTCATATTGATCAATTTAATGGACAAGGCCCTATAAAAATAGCTAAACAATTTTATAATGCAGGCGGTAGAGTGATGATGATACCAAATAAACCTGCATGGACTTTTGGTGAACCTGAAAATTTTAAAAAAGCAATGGATTTATGTATTAAATATTGTGATGAAATTAAAAATAATACAAATGTAAAAGCATTTCCAATAGTTGGAATACATCCTATGGAATATAGAAAACTTATTAAAAATGGAAAAACATATGAAGAAGCATTTAAAATGGTAAAATATGGATTAAATTATAGTGGAGAATTAATTAAAAATCAAAAGGCCATAGCAATTGGTGAAATTGGAAGACCTCATTATCCTATTGAAGATGATAAAGAAATGGAGTATCATAATAAAATAATCAAATACTGTCTTAATTTAGGAAAAGATCTTAACTGTCCTGTAATGATTCATGCAGAAAGTTTTAAAGAACCACAATATAGAGAACTTGCACAAATGGCAGATGAATCATCTTTTAATAAAGACAAACTTATAAAACATTTTGCAGGAGCAAATGTTAAAAAAGAGGAAAATCATGGGATTATGCCTTCTGTAATGAGTAGTAAAGATAATATTAAAAAAGCATTTAAAGAAAGTAATAGATTCTTTATGGAAACAGATTTCATGGATGATAATAAACGTCCTGGAGCAGTACTTGGATGTAAAACAGTACCAAGAAGAGTATTAAGTTTTATTGATAATGGAATAATTACTGAAGAACAAGCATTTAAAGTACATAAAGATAATGTAGAAAGAGTTTATGAAATAAGTCTTGATGATTAA